A stretch of Pseudolysobacter antarcticus DNA encodes these proteins:
- a CDS encoding peptidoglycan DD-metalloendopeptidase family protein, with protein sequence MTEQTARNANARRNARRLALRRRAQRGHFRFYSHWSAWTFLQNVATAPISWRREHWILGGAAIVLCVLIGIVMPNWASAMRQPPPDAGSRLTVNLPLPPALENPIDATASTIEADSHNWRVFSVQSGQNASDIFQKAGVDATALQTVLENRDNASALRNIHPGDEFAFDTTTDGHVSAVRFDRDDHTRVTVSLGSNAGQQQILNRPLERRTHIGHGVITRSLFEAGEQAGLSDAMVLKLADALGYDIDFLRGLREGDSFSVVYDDMYREGDRLRDGDIIAATFTNQGKRYSAIRYTDSEGNTMYYSEDGRPLRKTFLLTPVAFTRISSMFSTGRMHPILGYMRAHQGVDYAAPIGTPVRAAGDAKVAFRGWQNGYGNVVVLQHGGHYSTLYGHMSRFGSIAVGQHVSQGQTIGFVGMTGLATGPHLHYEFRIDGQHRDPLTVTLPKAEPLPNSELARFRLQSQPMIARLHTLESTQRLASAK encoded by the coding sequence GTGACCGAACAGACTGCTCGCAACGCGAACGCACGACGCAATGCAAGACGGCTCGCCCTGCGGCGCCGTGCGCAACGCGGCCACTTCCGTTTTTACTCGCACTGGTCGGCATGGACGTTTTTGCAGAACGTCGCGACCGCACCGATCTCGTGGCGCCGTGAGCACTGGATTCTCGGCGGCGCCGCCATCGTATTGTGTGTCTTGATCGGCATCGTGATGCCGAATTGGGCCAGCGCCATGCGCCAGCCGCCGCCGGATGCGGGCAGTCGATTGACCGTGAACCTGCCGTTGCCACCCGCGCTGGAAAACCCGATCGATGCAACGGCCTCGACGATAGAAGCAGATTCGCACAACTGGCGTGTCTTCAGCGTGCAATCCGGGCAGAACGCGTCCGACATCTTCCAGAAAGCCGGCGTCGATGCCACCGCGCTGCAGACCGTGCTCGAAAATCGCGACAACGCCAGCGCGTTGCGCAATATCCATCCGGGCGACGAATTCGCGTTTGATACAACGACCGACGGCCATGTCAGCGCAGTGCGATTCGATCGCGACGATCACACCCGGGTCACTGTGAGCCTTGGTAGCAACGCCGGGCAGCAGCAGATTCTGAATCGGCCGCTGGAACGCCGCACTCATATCGGCCACGGCGTGATCACGCGTTCGTTGTTCGAGGCCGGTGAGCAAGCCGGACTCAGCGATGCGATGGTGCTCAAGCTCGCCGATGCACTCGGCTACGATATCGATTTCCTGCGTGGCCTGCGCGAAGGCGACAGCTTCAGCGTGGTCTACGACGACATGTATCGCGAAGGCGACCGTCTGCGCGACGGCGACATCATCGCCGCGACGTTCACCAATCAAGGCAAGCGTTATTCGGCGATTCGCTACACCGATAGCGAAGGCAACACCATGTATTACAGCGAAGACGGTCGCCCGCTGCGCAAGACCTTCCTGCTCACACCGGTCGCATTCACACGAATTTCCTCGATGTTCTCGACCGGTCGCATGCATCCAATTCTTGGCTACATGCGCGCGCATCAAGGTGTCGACTACGCCGCGCCAATCGGTACGCCGGTGCGCGCCGCCGGTGATGCCAAGGTTGCATTCCGCGGCTGGCAAAACGGTTACGGCAATGTGGTCGTGCTGCAGCACGGCGGCCACTACAGCACGCTATACGGTCACATGTCGCGCTTCGGCAGCATCGCAGTCGGCCAGCATGTGAGCCAAGGCCAGACTATCGGTTTTGTCGGCATGACCGGCCTTGCCACCGGCCCGCACCTGCATTACGAATTTCGCATCGATGGGCAACATCGCGATCCGCTCACGGTGACCTTGCCGAAAGCCGAACCGCTGCCAAACAGCGAACTCGCACGTTTCCGTCTGCAAAGCCAACCAATGATCGCGCGCCTGCACACGCTGGAATCGACGCAGCGCTTGGCATCCGCCAAATAA
- the tyrS gene encoding tyrosine--tRNA ligase: MTELQNALDLIGRGAEEIIKHEDLLARLKLGRPLRIKAGFDPTAPDLHLGHTVLLNKMRQFQELGHQVIFLIGDFTGMIGDPTGKNVTRKPLTPEEIAANARTYEAQVYKVLDRERTEIRFNSEWFGAMTAADMIKLAAKHTVARMLERDDFDKRYKGGLPIAIHEFLYPLVQGYDSVALKADVELGGTDQKFNLLVGRQLQEDVGQPPQIVLTMPLLEGLDGVNKMSKSLGNYIGINEPANEIFGKTMRLSDDLMWRYFELLSFAKSTADIQRMRAEVAGGQLNPRDCKMDLAAELVARFHDQAAATASVQHWHEVVQGGGVPQDIVAQDIGVPVEGLRLGALLKAAGLAPSTSEATRKISERAVRVDGEVVEDRERMFAAGAEHLLQLGKRGFARVRLIAA, from the coding sequence ATGACCGAACTACAGAATGCGCTCGACCTGATCGGTCGCGGTGCGGAAGAAATCATCAAGCACGAAGATCTGCTCGCGCGCCTCAAGCTCGGCCGCCCGCTGCGCATCAAGGCTGGATTCGATCCGACCGCACCGGATCTGCACCTCGGTCATACCGTGTTGCTCAACAAGATGCGCCAATTCCAAGAGCTCGGTCATCAGGTGATTTTTCTGATCGGCGACTTCACCGGCATGATCGGTGATCCGACCGGCAAGAACGTCACGCGCAAGCCGCTTACGCCCGAGGAGATCGCCGCCAACGCGCGCACCTATGAGGCGCAGGTATACAAGGTGCTGGATCGCGAACGCACCGAGATCCGTTTCAACTCGGAGTGGTTCGGTGCGATGACGGCGGCGGACATGATCAAGCTCGCGGCCAAACACACGGTAGCGCGCATGCTCGAGCGCGACGATTTCGACAAACGCTACAAGGGCGGCCTGCCGATCGCAATCCACGAATTCTTGTATCCGCTGGTGCAAGGCTACGATTCGGTCGCGCTGAAAGCAGATGTCGAACTCGGTGGCACCGATCAGAAATTCAACCTCCTGGTTGGCCGGCAATTGCAGGAGGACGTTGGCCAGCCGCCGCAGATCGTGTTGACCATGCCGTTGCTCGAAGGCCTGGATGGTGTCAACAAGATGTCCAAGTCACTCGGCAACTATATCGGCATCAATGAGCCGGCGAATGAGATCTTCGGCAAGACGATGCGTTTGTCAGACGATCTGATGTGGCGCTATTTCGAGCTGTTGTCGTTTGCGAAATCCACAGCGGATATCCAGCGCATGCGTGCCGAGGTCGCTGGCGGCCAGCTCAATCCGCGCGATTGCAAGATGGATCTGGCGGCGGAGCTGGTGGCGCGGTTCCATGATCAAGCCGCCGCGACGGCATCCGTGCAACATTGGCATGAGGTGGTGCAAGGCGGTGGCGTACCGCAGGATATCGTCGCGCAGGATATTGGTGTGCCCGTGGAAGGTCTGCGGCTTGGCGCTTTGCTCAAGGCCGCGGGGCTGGCGCCGAGTACATCGGAAGCGACACGCAAAATTAGCGAGCGCGCAGTGCGCGTGGATGGCGAGGTCGTCGAAGATCGCGAGCGTATGTTTGCAGCCGGCGCGGAGCATTTGTTGCAGCTCGGCAAGCGTGGATTTGCGCGTGTTCGCCTGATCGCCGCATAG
- a CDS encoding 2OG-Fe dioxygenase family protein, which produces MTQQNELARGAAAQVRETGFVFLEAVPMRALLTQFGGLDDWAAFAASWSTLARDEYMADNGRYRRRAHATYVFEATTIRRAAHQAHYQSRDYNSLNGGVERWFEPIAPAIGDGASMRTILGACQHFFGTLAPNVRAWHVETHQFRIEASRDIAGSPTPEGVHRDGVDYVLVLLIARENIASGTTSIHALDGKALGSFTLIQPLDAALLDDGRVYHGVTAVQALDPREAAYRDVLVVTLRRT; this is translated from the coding sequence ATGACGCAGCAAAATGAATTGGCGCGCGGCGCTGCAGCGCAGGTGCGCGAAACGGGTTTTGTGTTTCTCGAGGCCGTGCCGATGCGCGCATTGCTGACGCAGTTCGGCGGGCTCGATGACTGGGCAGCCTTCGCCGCGAGCTGGAGTACGCTCGCCCGCGACGAATACATGGCCGACAACGGTCGTTATCGCCGCCGCGCGCACGCGACATATGTGTTCGAAGCGACCACGATCAGACGCGCGGCGCATCAAGCACACTACCAGAGTCGCGACTACAACAGCCTCAACGGCGGCGTTGAGCGCTGGTTTGAGCCGATTGCGCCAGCAATCGGCGACGGGGCCAGCATGCGTACGATCCTGGGCGCGTGCCAGCACTTTTTCGGCACGCTCGCGCCCAACGTGCGCGCCTGGCACGTCGAGACGCATCAATTCCGCATTGAGGCTTCGCGCGATATTGCCGGCTCACCCACCCCCGAAGGCGTGCACCGCGACGGAGTCGACTACGTACTCGTGCTGTTGATTGCACGCGAGAATATCGCCAGCGGTACCACCTCAATCCACGCACTGGATGGCAAGGCACTCGGCAGCTTCACCCTGATACAGCCGCTGGATGCGGCGTTGCTGGATGACGGCCGTGTGTATCACGGCGTGACGGCAGTGCAGGCGCTGGATCCAAGAGAAGCAGCGTATCGGGATGTGCTGGTGGTGACATTGCGACGGACCTGA
- a CDS encoding GNAT family N-acetyltransferase — MAEMHNEHGQSIGDTVTWSMRNPPERISLVGRYCRLEPLDSERHAEALFGVLNAEAAAANWTYLAHEPPREFAAYSARLADLQLSRDPLHFAITDADGRAIGTASYLRIDPGNGSIEVGHLNFSAQLQRTPAATEAMFLLMQYAFDKLAYRRYEWKCDSLNAPSRAAASRLGFRFEGVFRQALVYKGRNRDTAWYSIIDREWPALKAAFERWLAPTNFDADGRQRETLGALKAACVIDA; from the coding sequence ATGGCAGAAATGCACAACGAACACGGCCAGTCGATCGGCGACACGGTGACATGGTCCATGCGCAACCCACCGGAGCGTATCAGCCTGGTCGGCAGGTATTGCCGGCTCGAGCCACTGGATTCGGAGCGTCACGCCGAGGCCTTGTTCGGCGTACTTAACGCCGAAGCCGCCGCCGCCAACTGGACTTACCTCGCGCACGAACCGCCGCGGGAGTTCGCAGCCTACAGCGCGCGGCTGGCCGATCTGCAACTGAGCCGGGATCCGCTGCATTTCGCGATCACCGACGCCGACGGCCGCGCGATCGGCACGGCGTCGTATCTGCGCATCGATCCGGGCAACGGCAGCATCGAAGTCGGGCATCTGAACTTCTCGGCGCAGTTGCAGCGCACGCCGGCCGCGACCGAAGCGATGTTCCTGTTGATGCAATACGCGTTTGATAAGCTCGCCTACCGGCGCTACGAATGGAAGTGCGACAGCCTAAACGCACCGTCTCGCGCCGCCGCTTCACGGCTCGGTTTTCGATTCGAAGGGGTCTTTCGCCAGGCGCTGGTGTACAAGGGCCGCAACCGCGACACAGCGTGGTACTCGATTATCGATCGTGAATGGCCGGCGTTAAAAGCCGCGTTCGAGCGCTGGCTCGCGCCGACGAATTTCGACGCCGACGGCCGCCAGCGCGAAACGCTTGGCGCGCTCAAAGCCGCATGCGTGATCGACGCATGA
- a CDS encoding GNAT family N-acetyltransferase codes for MKTAQLIQTDRLILRQPQSSDLEPWAAMMAEPDTMEFLGGTQPRSSAWRAMATMAGSWALQGFGMFSVIERSSGRWLGRIGPWMPAEWPGTEVGWALSRDARGRGYAEEAAIASIDWAFDALGWDEVIHCIDPRNQGSIALALRLGSRRQRESRLPAPLEQMVVDIYGQSRADWRQRAGR; via the coding sequence ATGAAAACCGCTCAGCTGATACAGACCGATCGACTCATATTACGTCAGCCGCAGTCGAGTGACCTCGAACCTTGGGCCGCGATGATGGCCGAACCCGACACTATGGAGTTCCTCGGCGGGACACAGCCGCGCTCCAGCGCATGGCGCGCCATGGCGACGATGGCGGGATCTTGGGCTTTGCAGGGCTTCGGCATGTTTTCGGTAATCGAGCGCAGCAGTGGGCGCTGGCTTGGTCGGATCGGACCATGGATGCCGGCCGAATGGCCAGGGACCGAAGTAGGCTGGGCACTTTCGCGGGACGCGCGTGGCCGCGGTTACGCCGAAGAAGCCGCGATCGCCTCGATCGACTGGGCGTTCGACGCGCTTGGTTGGGACGAGGTGATCCATTGCATCGATCCACGCAACCAAGGCTCGATCGCGCTGGCGTTGCGACTCGGCTCGCGGCGCCAACGTGAGAGCCGTTTGCCCGCGCCGCTGGAGCAGATGGTCGTGGATATTTATGGCCAGAGCCGTGCGGATTGGCGTCAGCGCGCGGGACGCTGA
- the rho gene encoding transcription termination factor Rho: MSNIENKESNESVAPESHAQPAQNVQPPSPVVREGNAESAASGGGAPETNSASGDNAAPAANPQGQPRPPREGQGQRPQRQRHPRQRNRENPREGGGGENAGGGGGGGRNNGGRNSMSNAEREEIESENAEARNTGPLINLTELKLKSASDLLALADTLGIQEGVARARKQDVVFNILKAHAKAGGGIYGEGVLEILQDGFGFLRTWESSYLAGPDDIYVSPSQIRRFNLRTGDFITGRIRPPKEGERYFALLKVDDINNEPPEASKNKILFENLTALFPRKRFHLERGNGSTEDITPRIIDLVSPIGKGQRGLIVSPPKAGKTMMLQNIATSISLNHPDAHLIVLLIDERPEEVTEMQRSVRAEVVSSTFDEPATRHVQVAEMVIERAKRLVEHKRDVVILLDSITRLARAYNTVVPSSGKVLTGGVDANALQRPKRFFGAARNVEEGGSLTIIATALVETGSKMDEVIYEEFKGTGNMEVHLDRRIGEKRVYPAININRSGTRREELLIDPDALQKIWILRKLLHPMDELAAMEFMLDKMKNTKTNDEFFAFMKRG; this comes from the coding sequence GTGTCTAATATCGAAAATAAAGAAAGCAACGAATCTGTTGCGCCCGAATCCCATGCTCAGCCAGCACAGAATGTGCAGCCGCCGAGTCCGGTCGTGCGCGAAGGCAATGCCGAATCTGCAGCCAGCGGCGGCGGCGCACCTGAGACGAATTCCGCCTCCGGCGACAATGCCGCGCCGGCAGCGAATCCGCAGGGCCAACCTCGTCCACCGCGTGAAGGCCAAGGCCAGCGCCCGCAACGTCAGCGTCACCCACGCCAACGCAATCGCGAGAATCCTCGTGAAGGTGGCGGTGGCGAGAATGCTGGCGGTGGCGGTGGCGGTGGCCGCAACAATGGCGGCCGTAACAGCATGAGCAACGCCGAGCGCGAGGAAATCGAGAGCGAAAATGCCGAGGCACGCAATACCGGCCCGCTGATCAACCTCACCGAGCTCAAACTCAAGTCCGCATCCGACTTGCTGGCGCTGGCCGATACGCTCGGCATCCAGGAAGGCGTGGCGCGTGCGCGCAAGCAGGATGTGGTGTTCAACATCCTCAAGGCGCATGCCAAGGCCGGCGGCGGCATTTATGGCGAAGGCGTACTGGAAATCCTGCAGGACGGTTTCGGCTTTCTGCGCACGTGGGAATCATCGTATCTCGCCGGTCCCGATGACATCTATGTCTCGCCGTCGCAGATCCGTCGTTTCAATCTGCGCACCGGCGACTTCATCACCGGCCGCATTCGTCCACCGAAAGAAGGCGAGCGCTATTTCGCGCTGCTCAAGGTCGACGACATCAACAACGAGCCGCCGGAAGCGTCGAAGAACAAGATCCTGTTCGAGAATCTTACCGCGCTGTTCCCGCGCAAGCGTTTTCACCTCGAACGCGGCAACGGTTCCACCGAAGACATCACGCCGCGCATCATCGATCTGGTGTCACCGATTGGCAAAGGCCAGCGCGGCCTGATCGTGTCGCCGCCGAAAGCCGGTAAAACGATGATGTTGCAGAACATCGCGACCTCGATTTCGTTGAATCATCCCGATGCGCACCTGATCGTTTTGCTGATCGACGAGCGTCCGGAAGAAGTGACCGAAATGCAGCGCTCGGTGCGCGCCGAAGTCGTGTCATCGACCTTCGACGAACCCGCGACGCGCCACGTACAAGTCGCCGAAATGGTGATCGAACGTGCAAAACGTCTGGTCGAACACAAGCGCGATGTGGTGATCCTGCTCGATTCGATCACACGTCTGGCGCGTGCCTACAACACCGTGGTACCAAGCTCCGGCAAGGTGCTGACCGGCGGTGTGGATGCGAATGCGCTGCAACGCCCGAAACGTTTTTTCGGAGCTGCACGTAACGTCGAGGAAGGTGGCTCGCTGACCATCATCGCCACCGCGCTGGTCGAGACCGGCTCGAAAATGGACGAGGTGATCTACGAGGAATTCAAGGGCACCGGCAACATGGAAGTGCATCTGGATCGTCGTATCGGCGAGAAGCGTGTATACCCGGCGATCAATATCAATCGCTCCGGCACACGTCGTGAGGAGTTGCTGATCGATCCGGATGCGCTGCAGAAAATCTGGATTCTGCGCAAGTTGCTGCATCCGATGGATGAGCTCGCGGCGATGGAATTCATGCTCGACAAGATGAAAAACACCAAGACCAACGACGAGTTCTTCGCTTTCATGAAACGCGGCTAG
- the trxA gene encoding thioredoxin has translation MQAGISHVSDLEFEQQVVQSSVPVLVDFWGEWCAPCKVIAPMLEEIAQTYAGRLKVAKVNIDKNQQTPRTYRVRGAPTLMIFKNGKVEATQIGALSKTQLIQLIERTL, from the coding sequence ATGCAAGCCGGCATCAGCCACGTCAGCGACCTCGAGTTCGAGCAGCAAGTTGTACAATCCAGTGTGCCGGTGCTGGTCGATTTCTGGGGTGAGTGGTGCGCACCATGCAAGGTGATCGCACCGATGCTTGAAGAGATTGCGCAGACCTACGCAGGTCGGCTGAAAGTGGCCAAGGTCAATATCGACAAAAATCAGCAAACGCCGCGCACTTATCGGGTGCGCGGCGCGCCGACGCTGATGATTTTCAAGAACGGCAAGGTCGAGGCTACCCAGATCGGTGCGTTGAGCAAGACTCAACTCATTCAGCTGATCGAACGCACGTTATGA
- the trxA gene encoding thioredoxin TrxA: MSNAIAHISDDQFEEQVLKSSEPVLVDFWAEWCGPCKMIAPILDELAATYAGKLKIAKVNIDHNQKTPRNYNVRGIPTLLIFKDGKVEATQIGAVSKTLLTQLIDRTISAPSNATASAG, encoded by the coding sequence GTGAGCAATGCCATCGCCCATATCAGCGACGATCAATTCGAAGAACAGGTACTGAAATCCAGCGAGCCCGTGCTGGTGGATTTCTGGGCGGAATGGTGTGGTCCGTGCAAGATGATCGCGCCGATTCTCGACGAACTTGCGGCCACGTACGCCGGCAAGCTGAAGATCGCCAAGGTCAATATCGATCACAATCAGAAAACCCCGCGGAACTACAACGTGCGTGGTATCCCGACCCTGTTGATCTTCAAGGATGGCAAGGTCGAGGCGACGCAGATCGGCGCGGTCAGCAAAACCCTGTTGACGCAGTTGATAGACCGCACCATTTCCGCACCATCCAACGCTACGGCGTCGGCCGGATAA
- the gspC gene encoding type II secretion system protein GspC encodes MLNHLSFAEFDRLIRLAASALCALLVLACLWLMAQIVWTLLSRHDESASSVSAPAPIAANNAAAVSVAKWHLFGNPQSLASQLVRNAPATTLKLNLHGTLALEDPKTGMAMIADEQGIEQSYRIGDELPGGAKLQEVYTDHVILAHEGALETLALPRPEQHAPPPIAPGVPALAGANPLAAKGGNGFTPSVAPIYQAPIMAGGAVDWNKARTQVIQNPADLAGRVKMVQENGKMVGVQLTNASDTAMFASAGLQAGDIITAVNGTAVSDVGGIQQLFANTKSGTQLQVSVQRAGKPATLTVNLK; translated from the coding sequence ATGCTGAATCACCTGAGCTTCGCCGAGTTCGATCGCCTCATACGCTTGGCGGCGTCAGCTTTGTGCGCGCTGTTGGTTTTGGCATGTCTGTGGCTCATGGCGCAGATCGTCTGGACGCTGTTATCGCGCCACGACGAGTCGGCGTCGAGCGTCTCCGCACCAGCACCGATTGCCGCCAACAATGCTGCGGCGGTATCGGTCGCCAAGTGGCATCTGTTCGGCAATCCGCAGTCGCTCGCCAGCCAGCTCGTGCGCAACGCGCCGGCGACGACACTCAAGCTCAATCTGCATGGCACGCTGGCGCTCGAAGATCCGAAAACCGGCATGGCGATGATCGCCGACGAGCAAGGCATCGAACAATCGTATCGCATCGGCGACGAGTTGCCGGGCGGCGCAAAACTGCAAGAGGTGTATACCGACCATGTCATTCTGGCGCACGAAGGTGCGCTGGAAACGCTTGCACTGCCGCGCCCCGAGCAGCACGCGCCGCCGCCGATCGCACCCGGCGTGCCGGCATTGGCGGGCGCCAATCCGCTCGCCGCAAAAGGCGGCAACGGCTTCACGCCATCGGTTGCGCCGATTTATCAGGCGCCGATCATGGCCGGCGGTGCGGTCGACTGGAACAAGGCGCGCACGCAGGTCATCCAGAATCCAGCCGACCTTGCTGGTCGCGTCAAGATGGTGCAGGAAAACGGCAAGATGGTCGGCGTGCAATTGACCAATGCCAGCGATACGGCGATGTTTGCATCGGCCGGTTTGCAGGCTGGCGATATCATTACCGCCGTCAATGGAACCGCCGTCAGCGATGTCGGTGGCATCCAGCAATTGTTCGCGAATACAAAAAGCGGTACGCAACTGCAGGTGAGCGTGCAGCGCGCGGGCAAGCCTGCAACGCTAACCGTCAATCTAAAATGA
- the gspD gene encoding type II secretion system secretin GspD, with protein MRIPTVALLILFFGAFAAFPVIAAQSGTAAPAAANPPGTHTLNLKDADIQALIATVSEITGKNFILGPNVQGKVTVVSARPMKPDEIYDVFLSVLRVHGFAAIPSGSMIKIVPEAMAQQDGSAALDGSNAHAPDELVTQVVTVKHLSAAELVPILRPLMPQGGQLIAHGSSNSLVISDRAGNVQRLIGIIQRIDTVSDTDVEVIPLAHASAAELARTMTQLADNKTNDASGEQAKIFADERTNSIMLTGGKNARLRLRALIAHLDTPLNNGGDTQVVYLHYANAKDLVPILQGVASTVGGDGSSKPIAAAGAAPGAAASSGGGPNNVTIQAHEPTNALVISAPPAVFRALQAVIRQLDIRRPQVLIEAVIAEVSDQASSQIGVQWQFSPGTNKNGNLASGIIGGTNLPGTTAANGILAVTAGGLTGLSNLGQGLNLGYIGGAVTLPGSTTPIIQLGALIQALKGDAKSNVLSTPSILTLDNQEAVIKVAQEVPFITGNYTTNTASTGGATAGQIGNPFQTIQRKDVGLTLTVTPHINEGDSVRLDIHQEVSNIAPPVQGAVDIVTNKREIQTSVLILDNSLLVLGGLLDNQASDSVQGVPGLADIPVLGNLFRTRSNSRTKSSLMVFLHPKILRDAATEAAVSSEKYNYIRTEQLQMQNNPAALTPRNQQPLIPDSYDLLMQPSASQPAPPVPKAKGKQ; from the coding sequence ATGCGCATTCCCACCGTTGCCTTGCTGATCCTGTTCTTCGGCGCTTTTGCCGCGTTCCCCGTCATAGCGGCACAGAGCGGCACGGCCGCGCCTGCCGCGGCGAATCCGCCCGGCACGCATACGCTGAATCTCAAGGATGCGGATATCCAGGCGCTGATCGCCACGGTCAGCGAAATTACCGGCAAGAATTTCATTCTCGGCCCGAACGTGCAGGGCAAAGTCACCGTGGTGTCGGCGCGGCCGATGAAACCCGATGAAATCTACGATGTATTTTTGTCGGTATTGCGCGTGCACGGATTTGCTGCGATTCCGTCCGGCAGCATGATCAAGATCGTGCCCGAGGCGATGGCGCAGCAAGATGGCTCGGCAGCGCTCGACGGCAGCAATGCACATGCACCGGATGAGCTGGTCACGCAAGTCGTCACAGTCAAACATTTGTCCGCCGCCGAGCTTGTGCCGATCCTGCGTCCACTGATGCCGCAAGGCGGCCAGCTCATCGCGCACGGCAGCAGCAACTCGCTGGTGATCTCGGATCGCGCCGGCAACGTGCAACGCCTGATCGGCATCATCCAGCGCATCGATACGGTGTCCGATACCGATGTCGAAGTGATCCCGCTCGCGCATGCAAGTGCCGCCGAACTCGCGCGCACGATGACCCAGCTCGCCGACAATAAAACCAACGATGCCAGCGGTGAACAAGCAAAAATTTTCGCCGACGAACGCACCAATTCGATCATGCTGACCGGCGGCAAAAATGCACGCCTGCGTTTGCGCGCCTTGATCGCGCACCTAGATACGCCGTTGAACAATGGCGGCGATACCCAAGTGGTGTATCTGCATTACGCCAACGCCAAGGATCTGGTGCCGATCCTGCAAGGCGTCGCGTCGACGGTCGGTGGCGACGGCTCTTCCAAGCCGATTGCCGCTGCGGGCGCGGCCCCGGGTGCGGCCGCATCCTCGGGCGGCGGTCCCAACAACGTCACGATCCAGGCGCATGAGCCGACCAACGCGTTGGTCATCAGCGCGCCGCCGGCGGTGTTTCGCGCATTGCAGGCAGTGATTCGCCAGCTTGATATTCGCCGTCCGCAAGTCTTGATCGAGGCCGTGATTGCCGAAGTTAGTGATCAGGCATCGAGCCAAATCGGTGTGCAATGGCAGTTCTCACCGGGCACCAACAAGAACGGAAATCTCGCCTCGGGGATCATTGGCGGCACCAATTTGCCCGGTACGACTGCGGCCAACGGTATTCTCGCCGTTACGGCGGGTGGATTGACCGGTCTGTCCAACTTGGGCCAAGGGCTGAATCTCGGATATATCGGCGGCGCCGTTACATTGCCGGGCAGTACCACACCGATCATTCAACTCGGCGCATTGATCCAAGCGCTCAAGGGCGACGCCAAATCGAATGTGTTGTCGACGCCGTCAATCCTGACGCTGGATAACCAGGAAGCTGTGATCAAGGTCGCGCAGGAAGTGCCGTTCATTACCGGCAATTACACGACCAACACCGCCAGTACGGGCGGCGCCACGGCGGGCCAGATCGGTAACCCTTTCCAGACTATCCAGCGCAAGGATGTCGGTTTGACCCTCACCGTCACGCCGCATATCAACGAAGGCGATTCGGTGCGCCTGGACATCCATCAGGAAGTATCGAATATCGCGCCGCCCGTGCAGGGCGCTGTGGATATCGTTACCAACAAACGCGAGATCCAGACCAGCGTTTTGATCCTCGATAATTCGCTGCTGGTGCTCGGCGGCTTGCTCGACAATCAGGCATCCGACAGCGTGCAAGGTGTGCCCGGCCTTGCCGACATTCCGGTGCTTGGCAACCTATTCCGCACGCGCAGCAACTCACGCACCAAAAGCAGCCTGATGGTTTTTCTGCATCCGAAAATCCTGCGCGATGCCGCCACCGAAGCTGCAGTGTCGAGCGAAAAATACAATTACATTCGCACCGAACAATTGCAGATGCAGAACAACCCCGCTGCGCTCACACCGCGCAACCAGCAACCGCTGATTCCGGACAGCTACGATCTGCTCATGCAGCCGTCCGCATCGCAGCCCGCGCCGCCGGTGCCGAAGGCCAAGGGTAAGCAGTAA